The sequence GCACGAACCCCAGCTCGTTCGGCGACCACAGCACTCGGCGGATCGCCCGGCGGTTCCGGAACACGACGGTGAGGTCCGCATCGGCCCCCGCCTCGGAGCCGTCCCAGCATCGGACGCGCACCGGAAGTGGTATTCCGATGACGCCCTCGAAGGCGTCGAGGAGGCGTGTGGCCGCGGTCGGAGCCGTGGTGCGGACAGTCAACGGAAGACCCCACTCTGTCGATCCGAGCTTCCGATCGGTATCGAAACTAACCGATGTCGGCCCGTCCGTCCCGGATCTGCACACACGCATAGGGCACCGTGGCCGAGCCGACCGCCGACGGCACGTAGACTGTGGGTGCCCCTCACACGCCCATCCCCAGGGAGCACCCCGGTGACCAGAGCCGATCTGTCGGTCAACAGTCCTAATCTCCTCTCTTCGAACCCGTCCGACGAGGACGAGAACGAACCCCGCGAAGAATGCGGCGTCTTCGGCGTCTGGGCGCCGGGAGAGGATGTGGCGAAACTCACGTACTACGGGCTCTATGCTCTGCAGCACCGTGGACAGGAAGCGGCAGGCATTGCCGTCGCGGACGGCTCCCAGGTGCTGGTGTTCAAAGACCTCGGTCTGGTCAGTCAGGTGTTCGACGAGCAGACGTTGGCCGCCATGCCCGGGCACGTCGCCGTAGGGCACTGCCGGTACTCGACCACGGGATCGACCACGTGGGAGAACGCCCAGCCGATCTTCCGGACCACCGCCGCGGGCAGCGGCATCGCTCTCGGACACAACGGCAACCTGGTGAACACGGCGGAGTTGGCCGGACGGGCGCGGGAAGCCGGGCTGGTCAACGACAAGCGCCCTGGCGGCGCCACCTCCGATTCGGATGTCGTCGGTGCGCTCCTCGCGCATGCCGCCACGGACAGCACCATCGAGCAGGCGGCCATGAAGCTGCTGCCGACGCTGCGCGGCGCGTTCTGTCTCACCTTCATGGACGAGCACACTCTCTACGCGGCCCGAGACCCGCACGGCATCCGCCCACTCTGTCTCGGCCGCCTGGACCGCGGCTGGGTGGTCGCCAGCGAGACCGCCGCCCTCGACATCGTCGGTGCATCCTTCGTCCGCGACATCGAGCCCGGTGAACTCCTCGCCATCGATGCCGACGGAGTCCGCTCCTCCCGCTTCGCGAACCCCGAGCCCAAGGGCTGCGTGTTCGAGTACGTGTACCTGGCGCGCCCGGACAGCGTGATCGCCGGCCGTTCGGTGCACTCCACCCGCGTCGAGATCGGCCGTCGACTCGCCACCGAGCATCCGGCCGACGGCGACCTCGTGATTCCGGTTCCGGAGTCGGGCACCCCCGCCGCGGTCGGGTACGCGCAGGGGTCGGGAATTCCGTACGGCCAGGGGTTGATGAAGAACGCCTACGTGGGCCGTACATTCATCCAGCCGTCCCAGACCATTCGTCAGCTCGGTATCCGGCTCAAACTCAATCCGCTCAAGGAAGTCATCCGAGGTAAACGTCTCGTCGTGGTGGACGACTCCATCGTCCGCGGCAACACGCAGCGTGCACTCATCCGTATGCTGCGGGAGGCGGGTGCTCTCGAAATCCACGTCCGGATCGCCTCACCGCCGGTCAAATGGCCCTGCTTCTACGGCATCGACTTCGCCTCGCCCGCCGAGCTGATCGCCAACGGCGCCGGTGGCGGAGCCGAGCCCGGAAGCTTCGACGAGATGCTTGAAGGCGTCCGCCGATCCATCGGCGCCGACACCCTCGGCTATATCTCCACCGACGGGATGATCGCGGCCACCGAGCAGCCCGCCACGCGGCTGTGCACGGCGTGCTTCACCGGCACCTATCCCATCGCACTTCCGACGGAAACGTCGATCGGCAAGAACGTCCTCGAAGGAATGCTCGAGAGCGCGGCAGGCGGTCCCGCCACCCGGGACAACGACAACGCGCACGCGCTCAGCCGACCCTAGGCCAGTACATCGGGTCGGCCGTCGAATGTGCTCCGGTACCGTAAGGGCGCAATCACAGCACTCGATTGCCCGACCGACACCACATTGACGAGCAACAGAAGGCTGGAGTAACAACCACATGACCGAGGATCCGACAAGTCGCCCTGGAGCGTCCTACGCCGCCGCGGGAGTCGACATCGCCGCAGGCGATCGGGCGGTGGAACTCTTCGCGCCCCTGGCCAAGAAGGCCAGCCGTCCCGAGGTTCTCGGGGGTCTGGGTGGATTCGCGGGTCTGTTCGCGCTCAAGGGTGATTACAAGGAGCCGCTGCTCGCGGCCTCCACGGACGGTGTCGGCACCAAGCTCGCCGTCGCCCAGGCGCTCGACAAGCACGACACGGTCGGACTCGACCTGGTCGCGATGGTCGTCGACGATCTCGTGGTGTGCGGCGCCGAGCCGCTGTTCCTCCAGGACTACATCGCTGTCGGACGGGTCGTCCCCGAGCGGGTCGCCGAGCTGGTCAGCGGCATCGCCGAGGGCTGCATCCAGGCCGGCTGCGCGCTGCTGGGCGGCGAGACGGCAGAGCACCCCGGCGTGATGGCCGACGGTGACTACGACCTGTCGGCGACCGGCATCGGCGTAGTCGAGGCCGACCAGGTCCTCGGTCCCGACCGGGTCCGGCCCGGCGACGTCGTGATCGCCATGGGCTCCTCCGGTCTGCATTCCAATGGTTACTCGCTCGCTCGCAAGGTGCTGCTCGAGATCGACCACATGAGCTTGACGGCCCACGTCGACGAGTTCGGCCGCACGCTGGGCGAAGAAATGCTCGAGCCCACGAAGATCTACGCAAAGGACTGCCTGGCCCTCGCCGCCGAGACCGACGTGCGCACGTTCTGTCACGTCACCGGCGGGGGACTTGCCAACAACCTGGCCCGGGTCATGCCCAAGGGGCTCGTCGCCGAACTCGATCGCGGAACCTGGAGCCCCGCTCCCATCTTCGCGATGATCGCGCAGCGCGGTCGCGTCGAGCGCAGTGAGATGGAACAGACGTTCAACATGGGTGTCGGCATGGTTGCCATCGTGGCTCCCGAAGACGTCGATCGTGCGCTGGCCGTCCTGACGGCACGGCACATCGACTGCTGGACGTTGGGCAGCATCAAGAAGTCGCACGACGCCTCGGAGCTGCGGGCTCAGCTCGCCGGGGACCACCCGCGATTCTGACGACGATCTGACAAAGCCGGACGGGGCGAGCTAGCGGCCCTGTCCGGCTGAAGATGTGGAAATGAGGGGGAGCCGGACTCGGCTCCCCCTCATTTCGTTGTCGCTACTATCAGCGCCGCCAGTCGTCATCGTCCTCCAAGGAGTACCCCTCCCTGTCGGCACGCTGGTCAGCAAAGACCTCGTCCCGATGCGAGTTGGACGACCCACCTGAGAGCTCTCGTTGCAGGCTGTCAAAATCCGTGGTCGGTACGCTGTACTTCAACTCGCGTGCAACCTTGGTCTGCTTTGCCTTAGCCCGGCCGCGGCCCATGGCTGACCCCCTCGCGCTTTCGCGGGGCGGCCTGGGGAATTTGGCGGCCCCGTTTGAGTGTGTAAGTTCCTGCCCACACTCTAGCGTGGAAAAGTCGCTCGCGCTTCCATCCACCGCCTGTCGTGGTGTCTGTTGTGTCTCACCCAGTGCGCGAGCAGCCAGAATGCCGAAATTATTCGGCTCAGAACACTCCGGGAATCGCGCGGACCGTTCCCACCCGGACGCCGCCACCGAGCACGGGCTGCGAGGCGAGGGCAGCGAGGTCCTCCGTCCACTCCGCGCCCATCCTGTGCAGCAGGGCTGCCGCCAGCGGCAGGCGGGCCCGCTCGTGGCCGTCCTCGATCTTGAGCGCGAACGCCGAACCGTCCGGCAGTGCTCCGGCGTAGACGCCCTCGGCGCCGGCCTTCGACACCAGGCCGGGCACCACCGGCATCAGCCGGGCGTCGTCCTTTCCGGTGCCCGAGATCAGATAGGGGTGCTCCCGAATGGCATCGGCGACGGCGCGCTCCGGTGAATCGGGCTCGGCCGTGACGAGTCGCGCGAATGCCCGCGCCAGATGCGTCAACGACAGCGGGACGATCGGGAGGCCGCAACCGTCGATACCTAACTCCGCGTCGACGTCACCGCTGATCGACCCGAGGGTCTCGACCACCGCGAGTTGCAACGGGTGCGTCGGCTCGAGGTAGCTGTCCAGCGGCCAGTCGTTGGCCAGGCAGGTGGCGAGCATCGCGGCATGCTTGCCCGAGCAGTTCATGTAGACCGGCCGGGGGAGCTCTCCGGCCGCCAGCAGTTCGGCGCGGGCGAGTTCGTTGGACGGGAGGTCCGCGGGACAGCGGAGCTGATCCTCGTCGAGTCCGTGGCGGAGAAGTAGTTCCTCGACCAGCTCGACGTGGTCCGATTCCCCTTCGTGCGAGGCGGTCGCAATCGCGAGTTCCTCCGCACTCGTCGGCGCGAAGCCGTTCCTGAGGAGGGTCACCGTTTGCCAGGGTTTGTT comes from Rhodococcus oxybenzonivorans and encodes:
- a CDS encoding asparaginase, producing MSIELVEVVRSGFRECVHRGSAVILGPDGDTAVAVGEVHTPIYPRSSNKPWQTVTLLRNGFAPTSAEELAIATASHEGESDHVELVEELLLRHGLDEDQLRCPADLPSNELARAELLAAGELPRPVYMNCSGKHAAMLATCLANDWPLDSYLEPTHPLQLAVVETLGSISGDVDAELGIDGCGLPIVPLSLTHLARAFARLVTAEPDSPERAVADAIREHPYLISGTGKDDARLMPVVPGLVSKAGAEGVYAGALPDGSAFALKIEDGHERARLPLAAALLHRMGAEWTEDLAALASQPVLGGGVRVGTVRAIPGVF
- a CDS encoding DUF3073 domain-containing protein, with translation MGRGRAKAKQTKVARELKYSVPTTDFDSLQRELSGGSSNSHRDEVFADQRADREGYSLEDDDDWRR
- the purM gene encoding phosphoribosylformylglycinamidine cyclo-ligase yields the protein MTEDPTSRPGASYAAAGVDIAAGDRAVELFAPLAKKASRPEVLGGLGGFAGLFALKGDYKEPLLAASTDGVGTKLAVAQALDKHDTVGLDLVAMVVDDLVVCGAEPLFLQDYIAVGRVVPERVAELVSGIAEGCIQAGCALLGGETAEHPGVMADGDYDLSATGIGVVEADQVLGPDRVRPGDVVIAMGSSGLHSNGYSLARKVLLEIDHMSLTAHVDEFGRTLGEEMLEPTKIYAKDCLALAAETDVRTFCHVTGGGLANNLARVMPKGLVAELDRGTWSPAPIFAMIAQRGRVERSEMEQTFNMGVGMVAIVAPEDVDRALAVLTARHIDCWTLGSIKKSHDASELRAQLAGDHPRF
- the purF gene encoding amidophosphoribosyltransferase; the encoded protein is MTRADLSVNSPNLLSSNPSDEDENEPREECGVFGVWAPGEDVAKLTYYGLYALQHRGQEAAGIAVADGSQVLVFKDLGLVSQVFDEQTLAAMPGHVAVGHCRYSTTGSTTWENAQPIFRTTAAGSGIALGHNGNLVNTAELAGRAREAGLVNDKRPGGATSDSDVVGALLAHAATDSTIEQAAMKLLPTLRGAFCLTFMDEHTLYAARDPHGIRPLCLGRLDRGWVVASETAALDIVGASFVRDIEPGELLAIDADGVRSSRFANPEPKGCVFEYVYLARPDSVIAGRSVHSTRVEIGRRLATEHPADGDLVIPVPESGTPAAVGYAQGSGIPYGQGLMKNAYVGRTFIQPSQTIRQLGIRLKLNPLKEVIRGKRLVVVDDSIVRGNTQRALIRMLREAGALEIHVRIASPPVKWPCFYGIDFASPAELIANGAGGGAEPGSFDEMLEGVRRSIGADTLGYISTDGMIAATEQPATRLCTACFTGTYPIALPTETSIGKNVLEGMLESAAGGPATRDNDNAHALSRP